A region of the Paraburkholderia flava genome:
CTGCTTGCCGCGACCAACGATCATCTACGGCTGACGGCGGGCGGCACGCTCGAGTACACGCGCGAGCCGGCCGATACGCCGTACCGGCCGTCGGTGGACGTGTTCTTTCATAGCGTCGTGCAGCACTGGCGGACCGATGCGATCGGCGTGCTGCTGACCGGCATGGGCCGCGACGGCGCGATCGGACKGAAGGCGATGCGCGCGAAGGGCTATCACACGATCGCGCASGACGAAGCGACGAGCGCCGTGTTCGGCATGCCGAAAGCGGCGGCCGCGGTCGGCGCCGCGAAGTCGATCCTGCCGTTGCCGCAGATTGCGGACGAACTGCTGTCGCGAGTCAAAAAAACATAACGAAAATTGAATCAGAGAGAGTCGTGAGGGTTTGAACATGGACAATGAACGCAGCGGAGCGCCCGACAGGGGCGCGCGCATCGTGCCGGAGGGTGCCCAAAAGGGCGCCGCAGCGGAGGGCGCCTATCCGGCGCTCGACGCCGCGCACGTTGCCCTGCACACACTGCCGGCCACCGACGTGCCGGTGATGGTTTTGCTCGTCGACGATCAGGCAATCGTCGCCGAGGCGGTGCGGCGCGCGCTCGCCGATGAAGACGGCATCGACTTCCACTACTGCGCGCGCTCGGACGAAGCGATGCACGTAGCAGTGCAGACACGGCCGACCGTGATCCTGCAGGACCTCGTGATGCCGGGCACCGATGGGCTCACGCTCGTCAAGGCGTACCGCTCGAATCCGGCGCTGCGCGATGTGCCGATCATCGTGCTGTCGACGAAAGAGGAGCCGGTGATCAAGAGCGCCGCGTTCGCGACCGGCGCGAACGACTACCTCGTGAAGCTGCCGGACCGCATCGAGCTGGTCGCGCGGATCCGCTATCACTCGCGCTCGTACGTGAACCTGCTGCAACGCGACGAGGCGTATCGCGCGCTGCGGCAGTCGCAGCAGCAACTGCTCGAGGCGAACCTGGAGCTGCGGCGCCTCACGCATTCGGATGGTCTGACGGGGTTGTCGAACCGCCGTTATCTCGACGAATACCTGAGCGCCGAGTGGCGCCGCGCGACGCGCGACCAGGCCGAACTGTCGCTGCTGATGATCGATGTCGATAACTTCAAGCTGTACAACGATACGTACGGCCATGTTGCCGGTGATGAAGTGCTCAAGCGGATTGCGTCGACGGTGGAAGGGTGCCTCGGGCGTGCCGGCGATCTGGCTGCGCGCTTTGGCGGCGAAGAATTTGCGGTGGTGCTGCCGGGGACGTCGATGGGCGGCGTGCGGCTGCTCGCGGAAAAGATCCGCGCGGGGATCGAAGGGCTGCAGCTGCCGCATCGTCATGCGGCGAGTGGGGCGTATGTGACGATCAGTATCGGTGGGGCGACGGTGGTGCCGGAGATCGATTCGGCGATGACTTCCTTGATTGAAGCTGCTGATGTTGCGCTTTATCAGGCGAAGCGGGATGGGAAGAATCGGGTGGTGGTGAATGCGGATCCGCATGCGGTTAGGGATTGAGGGGGAGGGATGATTCTTTCGGACCTGACTATCGTTGGGTCATTTGTTGTCCGGTGCATGGCGCGCGATTAGCGTTGCACCACATGTGGTTTTATTCCCCTCGACCGCCATGAGCTGATCGAAATCCTCACAGCCCGCCAGGCCTTCAGCGATTTCAAAGATGTGCGGTGCGCATAGTGGGCACGTGACCCGATCGCCCTTGCGGGCAATGGGAATTTTCGCGGCGCTCCAGGTGGATGAAGGGCTGCCGGAAGTCACCTTGCCGCCGTGGCTCGTAGCGTCACCGACCACGATCTGTTTCCTGCCGTGTATGTCTGCGCGTTCCATTATCACGGATTCCAGATCAATTGCCGGATGTACTGGGCGAGGATGCCAACGCTCTGATCGATGGGTCCTGGTACGTCGTGTCGATCGAATAGCCCTGGGTTTTCAGTTCGGCTTCGGCCTTCATTCTCGTGACGTGATACCTTTTCAACTCGGCTGGAAGCAGTGCTTTCCAGTTTCGCATCTGATCCTCGTGACCGCCGAAAAAGCCGACGCAATAGAAGGCATACTCATTCTTGATGTCGACGCTGACCAGATAGGTTCTCTTCCCGACAAAGCCGCCCATGTTGCTTTCCTGGACGAATATTTCGACGTATACGCCATCGGCATAGAAGATCCACTCCGGAAAACCGGAAGCCGACGTTTCCCATTCGTCGATAGTCGGGGTATAGGTCGAGTCGAGTGAATAGTCGCCAGCGGCGCTGCCGGTTGTGCCGTACTGCCATGCCTGTCTGCCGTCAAGCCGGGGCCGGTCGACATCTATGTAGCGCTTCCAACCCGCTGCACGTAGCGTGCTGAGAAACTGCATGATCCGATTCCTCGCGGTCTCAGGAGTGTCGGCCTGCTGTCCGGTTGGACTGAAAGTAATGTCCCATTCGAAGATCCCCCCCGATACATCCACATCCTCGGTACCGATAGCCGAGAGCGCGTTGTCGACCTTAAAGCTGTGCGCTCCATGCGCAAACTCAACAGTCCCGTGGCTGTCCGACGGGAACTCCTTTTGATAGAAATTCATTCCGGCAGGGTGCCTGTCTACGGACGCCCCAACTCCGCCGAGGTGAGAAAGTGAAGGATTGCCGAGGCGAAGGATGGCAGTTGAATCGATCATATGAGTTGATATGGATGAAAATGAATGCGCGGTTTGAAGCCAGGTAGCCAGACCCGC
Encoded here:
- a CDS encoding diguanylate cyclase: MDNERSGAPDRGARIVPEGAQKGAAAEGAYPALDAAHVALHTLPATDVPVMVLLVDDQAIVAEAVRRALADEDGIDFHYCARSDEAMHVAVQTRPTVILQDLVMPGTDGLTLVKAYRSNPALRDVPIIVLSTKEEPVIKSAAFATGANDYLVKLPDRIELVARIRYHSRSYVNLLQRDEAYRALRQSQQQLLEANLELRRLTHSDGLTGLSNRRYLDEYLSAEWRRATRDQAELSLLMIDVDNFKLYNDTYGHVAGDEVLKRIASTVEGCLGRAGDLAARFGGEEFAVVLPGTSMGGVRLLAEKIRAGIEGLQLPHRHAASGAYVTISIGGATVVPEIDSAMTSLIEAADVALYQAKRDGKNRVVVNADPHAVRD
- a CDS encoding PAAR domain-containing protein, producing the protein MERADIHGRKQIVVGDATSHGGKVTSGSPSSTWSAAKIPIARKGDRVTCPLCAPHIFEIAEGLAGCEDFDQLMAVEGNKTTCGATLIARHAPDNK